The following coding sequences lie in one Kitasatospora azatica KCTC 9699 genomic window:
- a CDS encoding lantibiotic dehydratase C-terminal domain-containing protein, translated as MSDTTARDVVTYYHQPVKGPLLREAVLPLAEWYAEQGLRVHVERHWLHGPHLRLRIDGPPEQVAPAAEDVVPAPAQVVAAAAKSAAAVRGWLSVHPSRSDRSEAELLAEAAQAGRVELIAPPYGPVVPDNTVRIECVDRTALRALLGADGAVLRDDLLQLGLPALRAGSNFLGEHGDGTAARLQLLVSALAAHAAAHPGSLVGGHYSYVSHLEDFLVHEDPDGRLRQSFEQRWQDSRAAVTALVGRIAGGELLERERPWAQWSADAWRLTRRRLDAGADLSGHPAEYRERAAATGDPGQLERWSPEIRTRYSEFHQLLRRSDPQGSMFSHPDYLIHRACTNGLYRLFTVCDVRPVERYLAAYLVVQAVPALTGHRWRERLDEVVEAVETAS; from the coding sequence GTGTCCGACACGACCGCCCGTGACGTCGTCACCTACTACCACCAGCCGGTCAAGGGCCCGCTGCTGCGCGAGGCGGTCCTGCCGCTCGCCGAATGGTATGCGGAGCAGGGTCTGAGGGTGCACGTGGAGCGGCACTGGCTGCACGGTCCACACCTGCGACTGCGGATCGACGGCCCGCCCGAGCAGGTGGCCCCGGCAGCCGAAGACGTGGTCCCGGCGCCCGCGCAGGTGGTCGCGGCCGCCGCGAAAAGCGCGGCCGCCGTCCGCGGCTGGCTGTCCGTGCACCCCTCGCGCAGTGACCGCAGCGAGGCCGAGTTGCTCGCCGAAGCCGCGCAGGCGGGCCGCGTCGAGCTGATCGCCCCGCCCTACGGGCCGGTTGTGCCCGACAACACGGTCCGGATCGAATGCGTCGACCGCACCGCCCTGCGCGCCCTGCTGGGCGCGGACGGCGCCGTGCTCCGCGACGACCTGCTGCAGCTGGGGCTGCCCGCCCTGCGCGCCGGCTCGAACTTTCTGGGCGAGCACGGGGACGGCACGGCCGCCCGGCTCCAGCTGCTGGTGTCGGCGCTCGCCGCGCACGCCGCCGCGCACCCGGGCTCGCTGGTGGGCGGGCACTACTCGTACGTCTCCCACCTGGAGGACTTCCTGGTGCACGAGGACCCGGACGGACGGCTGCGGCAGAGCTTCGAGCAGCGCTGGCAGGACTCCCGGGCGGCAGTGACCGCCCTGGTCGGACGGATCGCCGGCGGCGAACTGCTCGAACGCGAGCGGCCGTGGGCCCAGTGGTCGGCGGACGCCTGGCGGCTGACGCGACGTCGGCTCGACGCCGGGGCCGACCTGTCCGGGCACCCGGCGGAGTACCGCGAGCGGGCGGCCGCCACCGGGGATCCCGGCCAGCTGGAGCGCTGGAGCCCCGAAATCCGCACCCGGTACAGCGAGTTCCACCAACTGCTGCGCCGGTCCGACCCGCAGGGGTCGATGTTCAGCCACCCCGACTACCTGATCCACCGCGCCTGCACCAACGGCCTGTACCGACTGTTCACGGTCTGCGACGTCCGGCCGGTGGAGCGCTACCTGGCCGCGTACCTGGTCGTCCAGGCCGTCCCGGCGCTCACCGGGCACCGCTGGCGCGAACGGCTCGACGAGGTCGTCGAGGCTGTGGAGACGGCCTCGTGA
- a CDS encoding lantibiotic dehydratase produces the protein MTESPNGGYAVSCAPYALVRATVLHHPAEHPQAAAFRAELARLTRLVTDLTELGPALGDALYASRDGHPQTFHREVVLPLRRSLHNAREPRPALLQRLGDLPERVPELAAWLTLRRLHTELLAEADRTAPAAVAAERRALAALCREPALAQSVALTSSDLLRAVERAGAGAVDRKARKEEPGVLRYALRASTKTSPFSWFTAVGWGALPAGSSGPWRPPDDLALGTPTSLVEANRTLVAALSQALLDSPRRRADLPHRMTSTARISDGRATYARSRPVFAGGRYLITTEDEVALTAGGPLSFVTAQCQPPVVLDELTLRLSSALGGPANAPAAAAFLARLAEAELLVPCEPLDPQSAQPLSQLARWLRAWPEDARLAEQIDEIARRTARFARTAADRRPAVLADLATRWTDVLGAAGSPVPERGAPLTVLSEDVVAPTPLRLDGQLSPADTEALCELTPLAELFDLGQVLRRAVRDRFVARYGPGGCCPNVWEFGAEVAAAWEQAWRVAALAPPQPLPSGLAELAELRASVLAAVAGADRTDHADGGMRDIVLPAGLVRGLGARLPGWVVERPLSYSYFVQRDLDPGSELLCVNHVYGGWGRFSSRFLDALDPAATTEVARQVRRGLGPGARAAQVRPVGGFNANLHPLLVPDEIGPDRRWASIGESDVDLVHDEAGDQLRFRLRATGELLDVLYAGFLAPVMLPRRLAPLLSDHPHGVVDFRPLLPHRALPAPGGQVVRTPRLTYRHLVLHRRRWQLPAEVLGVLGAELAADREVPVATVARWRALLGLPEQLFLRPAPTTAADWTADQLLAQLRQPKPQFVDLGSALHLRCLSRWLARHPAGAVLEEALPAPGGRPGPTRAVELVVEAYRAGRAR, from the coding sequence GTGACCGAGAGCCCGAACGGCGGCTACGCCGTGAGTTGCGCGCCGTACGCCCTGGTCCGGGCCACCGTGCTGCACCACCCCGCCGAGCACCCGCAGGCCGCCGCCTTCCGTGCCGAACTGGCCCGGCTGACCCGGCTGGTGACAGACCTGACCGAGCTGGGCCCCGCGCTCGGCGACGCGCTCTACGCCAGCCGGGACGGGCACCCGCAGACCTTCCACCGCGAGGTGGTGCTGCCGCTTCGCCGTTCACTGCACAACGCCCGCGAGCCCCGGCCCGCGCTGTTGCAGCGCCTCGGCGACCTGCCCGAGCGGGTGCCCGAGCTCGCCGCCTGGCTGACGCTCCGCCGCCTGCACACCGAGTTGCTCGCCGAAGCCGACCGCACCGCCCCGGCCGCGGTGGCCGCCGAACGCCGTGCGCTCGCGGCGCTCTGCCGAGAACCCGCGCTGGCTCAGTCAGTGGCTCTGACCAGCTCCGACCTGCTGCGCGCCGTCGAGCGCGCGGGGGCCGGCGCCGTCGACCGCAAGGCACGCAAGGAGGAGCCCGGGGTGCTGCGTTACGCCCTGCGGGCCAGCACCAAGACGAGTCCGTTCTCGTGGTTCACCGCCGTCGGCTGGGGCGCGCTGCCCGCCGGATCGTCCGGCCCCTGGCGACCGCCCGACGACCTGGCGCTGGGAACGCCGACCTCGCTGGTCGAGGCCAACCGGACGCTGGTCGCCGCGCTCAGCCAGGCCCTGCTGGACTCCCCGCGCCGGCGCGCCGACCTCCCGCACCGGATGACCAGTACCGCGCGGATCAGCGACGGCCGTGCGACCTACGCCCGCAGCCGACCGGTTTTCGCCGGTGGTCGCTACCTCATCACCACCGAGGACGAGGTCGCCCTGACCGCTGGCGGGCCGCTCTCCTTCGTCACCGCGCAGTGCCAACCTCCGGTCGTCTTGGACGAGTTGACGCTGCGACTGAGTTCCGCACTCGGCGGCCCGGCGAATGCGCCGGCTGCCGCCGCTTTCCTCGCTCGGCTGGCCGAGGCCGAACTGCTGGTTCCCTGCGAGCCGTTGGATCCGCAGAGTGCGCAGCCGCTGTCCCAGCTGGCGCGGTGGCTGCGAGCCTGGCCCGAGGACGCCCGACTGGCCGAGCAGATCGACGAGATCGCCCGGCGCACCGCGCGGTTCGCCCGGACCGCTGCCGACCGACGCCCGGCCGTGCTCGCCGACCTTGCGACCCGCTGGACCGACGTGCTGGGTGCGGCGGGCAGCCCGGTCCCGGAGCGGGGCGCACCGCTGACCGTGCTGTCCGAGGACGTGGTGGCACCGACCCCGCTGCGGCTGGACGGGCAGCTGTCCCCTGCGGACACCGAGGCGCTCTGCGAACTGACGCCGCTCGCCGAGCTGTTCGACCTCGGCCAGGTGCTGCGCCGCGCCGTCCGCGACCGCTTCGTGGCCCGCTACGGGCCCGGCGGCTGCTGCCCGAACGTGTGGGAGTTCGGCGCCGAGGTGGCCGCTGCCTGGGAACAGGCCTGGCGGGTGGCGGCTCTCGCTCCGCCGCAGCCACTCCCCAGCGGCCTGGCGGAGCTGGCCGAACTGCGGGCGTCCGTGCTGGCCGCCGTAGCCGGCGCGGACCGTACGGACCACGCCGACGGTGGGATGCGCGACATCGTGCTGCCTGCCGGGCTGGTCCGGGGGCTCGGTGCGCGGCTGCCCGGCTGGGTCGTCGAACGCCCGCTCAGCTACTCGTACTTCGTCCAGCGCGACCTCGACCCGGGCAGCGAGCTGCTCTGCGTCAACCACGTGTACGGCGGCTGGGGCCGATTCAGCAGCCGCTTTCTGGACGCGCTGGATCCCGCCGCCACCACCGAGGTGGCCCGGCAGGTTCGCCGGGGTCTCGGACCTGGCGCGCGCGCCGCCCAGGTCCGCCCGGTGGGCGGGTTCAACGCCAACCTCCATCCGCTGTTGGTACCCGACGAGATCGGCCCCGACCGACGCTGGGCCTCGATCGGCGAGTCCGATGTGGACCTGGTCCACGACGAGGCCGGCGACCAGCTCCGGTTCCGGCTACGTGCCACCGGCGAGCTGCTCGATGTGCTGTACGCGGGCTTCCTGGCCCCCGTCATGCTGCCGCGCCGACTGGCCCCGCTGCTCAGCGACCACCCGCACGGCGTCGTCGACTTCCGCCCGCTGCTCCCCCACCGCGCGCTGCCGGCGCCCGGCGGCCAGGTGGTCCGCACACCCCGGCTGACCTACCGCCACCTGGTGCTGCACCGGCGCCGCTGGCAGCTGCCCGCCGAGGTGCTCGGGGTGCTCGGTGCCGAGCTCGCCGCCGACCGGGAGGTCCCGGTGGCGACCGTGGCCCGCTGGCGCGCCCTGCTCGGCCTGCCCGAGCAGCTCTTCCTGCGCCCGGCCCCGACCACCGCGGCGGACTGGACCGCGGACCAGCTGCTCGCCCAACTGCGTCAGCCCAAGCCACAGTTCGTCGACCTCGGCAGTGCCCTGCACCTGCGCTGCCTGAGCCGGTGGCTGGCCCGGCACCCGGCCGGAGCGGTGCTGGAGGAAGCGCTGCCCGCGCCCGGAGGGCGGCCCGGACCCACCCGGGCCGTCGAGCTGGTGGTGGAGGCCTACCGCGCCGGACGGGCCCGATGA